cagttggatgaatgaatgtccAGTTTATGTTCAAGCCTTCCTGAAGGCTTGAAACTGAGAAATTGATGTGACACATGCAAGGAGTTTACCTATAGTTTCTGCCTAAGGTTCAGTGATGAACACAGAATTACTGATTACAAGAAATCAGTTTGAGTCCTCGCTGGGCAAGTTGGTTACCTGGATGACAGGGATGGAGGAGTATTTCCTTTCCAGTCGGCGTACGTAGGCTGCAAGCTCCAGGGCCTCTTCATAATAGCTGTTCCGGACACAGGTGTCCATCAGCTGAGGGATCTCTAAGATTTCCAGGATTTCTGTGTGCCGGTTTAGAGTCAGGGTGTTCATCCGGCGGTTTGAGCTGATCTCCTCGGCCTCTTTCACAAAGTTCCTAGTAACAGTCAGGAGAACATTGGCCACTCACTGTTCTGCACCCAGACCTTAACTATAATTACCAAGCATTTACTCTGAACTGGGCACTGGGCTGGGTGGTttatctgatttaatcctcacaccaaaCATACGCAGTAAGTACCCCTGAGGAATCTTtaatctcagagaggttaagcaacttgtccaaggtcacacactaataaatgataaaaagatTTGAAACCAGATCTGCCACTTAACTAGCTGTGGCAAGATACTTACGCTCTCTTAACTGTTTCCTTATTGGTAAAATAGTAATGAGGACCCACCTCATAaggatgtgaggattaaatgagatgatgtgtaTAATGCATTTAACACAGAACCTAACAGAGTAAATGTTCTTTTATTAGCTAtgcttattttcataataatgaaCTCACCAGCCTAGAGGCTACGAGCTTATTCCTAAGTTCCCTCAGTTTCTTAATATATTCTTAGTTCCCATCACGGTCTCCATTTCTTCTTAATAATGGCACACATCTGCTTTATGATAAAGTCCCCTATTTATTCTTGGGGGTGGAAAGGTACAAAAGCTATCAGCAAATATTCTAAGActtgaaagaaaacttaaaacatcATGAAAGGCAGAATTAGTGATAATGGGTTGAGGATGTAGGAAGGCAGAATATGGCTCAaaaggagggattttttttttttttgatagtttttgCTACCCCCAAATAGGGTTTCCTTGACAGCTTTCTATCAATGCAAGTTTTGGAGCAGATGACCTCCGGTTTGAGATGTCGTGTGGATATGTTGTGTCTATGTATGTTTatacatgtttaaataaatatgtatatatattaagctGCCAATTGTAGACTAAGTATGTCAGATCCAATGATAAGTGCTTTGCATGGATTTTCTTTATTTAGtgctcacaacagccctgtgaaggTCGTACTGCTGGGTTCCAATTCTGACTTGGAAACTTACTAGCTGTGCCCTTGAGCAGTcactaacctctctgtgtctcaacCTCCTCatacataaaatgggaaaaacagtACCTACCTCGAAGTCTGTTGTGAAGTTTAAATGGACTAATAAAATGCTCAGAGGAGAGCTTGGAACATGGTATGTAAGCGCTATGCAAGTGTTAGCTATCTCTATCATGGTAAATGTCAGCTATCACAGTTGTCAAAAGCCCCTTGAGCGCCGGGCCGCCGCACCTGCAACTCTGCTGGAAGCTGGGCAAGCGGTCGAGCAGGCGGCCGAGCGATGCCTCCACGTCGCCAAACAGGCGGTGGATGCGCTCGGTGCACTCGGCGCCGCGGATGAAGGTCTTGTAGTTGGCGAAGGCCAAGTCGCGCGTCTGCTGCAGCAGCTGGGCCCGCTCCTCCGCCAGGCGCTCGGGCTCGCGACGCAGCCGCTCCAGCCCGGAGCCGCTCAACTCTCGGAGGTAGCGGCCCACATCGGGCCGCTCCCGCCACTGGGCCTCCGGGAAGCGGTCCCGGAACAGCGATGCCAGGAGACCTTCATCCTCCACCTCCCCGAGTGCTGCTGCAGTGGCCGTGGCGGAGGCCGAAGTTGAAAATGGAATCGTCACCATCGCCGCCATCTTCCCAACAACAGCGTCACTTCCCCTCCGGCCTAGAGAGGGCACGGTTCCGAATCTGAGACCGGAAGCAACAGGGGTACACTTCCGATCTCTATGGTTTCTTGTCCGGCTTTCTTTCCCCGACGGTCCTCCAGGCTACGGGGCGCTGGCGGGGGGAACCAATGGAAAGCGGCTACAGAGGCGGGCTTTGGGGTTGCCCGGCAGCAGCTGGTGGCTGACTTCCGTTTCCGGCGACCGAGGCACGAGGATTCGGTATTCCAACAGCGGGAAAATGCGGCCTTTGACTGAAGAGGAGACCCGTGTCATGTTTGAGAAGATAGCAAAGTAGTAAGAGCGCGCGGGGCCAAAGACGGAGTGTGTGTATGGCGGGCGGGGGCGTGGGTGGAGTGGGATGCCGGGCCGGTCCGAGTCGGTCCGGACGCAGCCTCCAGTTCTCCCTTTGCCTGCAGCATCGGGGAGAATCTTCAGCTGCTGGTCGACAGGCCTGACGGCACCTACTGTTTCAGGCTGCACAACGACCGGGTGTACTACGTGAGGTGAGGCGGAGTCGGGTGGGCAGCATGGACCCGGGTGGGGTCTTGGGTCCCACCAGCGTCCTTAGTTgacatcttctttttccttaccCCTTTagtgaaaaaatattgaaattggCTGCCAACATCTCCGGTGACAAGCTAGTGTCGCTGGGGACCTGCTTCGGAAAATTCACTAAGACCCACAAATTCCGGTTGCACATCACAGCTCTGGATTATCTCGCACCCTATGCTAAGGTTTGTGGGGTGGTTTCCAGTCGGCCACTGGGGAATGGAGGAAGTCGGGGGTGAGGCCCTCCTCAGGACGCAGATAATTGGGCAGCTTCTCTGCCACGGATAGTGCGTGAGATGATTGCCAGCACGTGGAGATCTTGTGTGTTGTGCTCCTTGCATAGGGTTAGGGCTCTGGGACAGGAGTGCTGTGTGGCTGCATAGCCCTAATTATCTCCAGCAAAGTAGCAAAGCTGCACAAACCCAAATGAAGATCGGAAAACAAATAGGTGACTGTGACGAAGAGCATAGTGGGGTCCACAAAAAGGGCTGTTAAACTGTCCAGGGGGGAAGTTGCTTGTAGAGTTGAGGAAAGAACCTCCTGGCAGTTCTATTTAGGGGGTGCACAATTGGAGGGAAtcatgcatctttttaaaaatgtttttgagaactTAAGCACAGATCCAGCAGCCAGCTTATTTGCAGGGGCATAACTATtagcatttttatgtttcttgaatttaattcttttttatagtaCAAAGTGTGGATAAAGCCTGGAGCAGAGCAGTCCTTCCTGTATGGGAATCATGTGTTGAAATCTGGACTGGGTCGAATCACTGAAAATACTTCTCAGTACCAGGGAGTGGTGGTGTACTCCATGGCAGACATCCCTTTGGTGAGTACTGATGGCAGCTGTTAGAAAAATTAAGTATCTTTTTATTCAAGAAGGATGTATTTTCAATCTGTGTGCTTCAGAGACTAAATTCTCAGCATCTTTTGAATTTCTCAAAGAACTGTATTTTTTCTCGTCTGTTATTTCTAGCCCTCAATGCGTGCTTATTGAATGACTTGAGTGAATCAGTATCTCTTCTTTTGAATCCCAGGGTTTTGGGGTGGCAGCAAAGTCTACACAAGACTGCAGGAAAGTAGACCCCATGGCGATTGTGGTATTTCATCAAGCAGACATTGGGGAATATGTGCGACATGAAGAGACATTGACTTAAAACGAAATCATCGCAAGGACTTATGGCTGTGTAGAAGGGCCTAgctttgtttcctgtgtctgttAGGCTCCACCatcatgttgaattttgtcaacaCTGACCTCTTCAGggactttttagtttaatattctATTACGGACAAATGCAGGCTGGATTCTTATTAAGCAGAAATGGCTCAAGAATGGAGTTTTGGATCTTTGTGTTTGTGAATACCGTGTTTTGTATTTGCATCAGAGGGTTTCTTGTTTTGAGTAACAGGAACTAATCATTGGAATTGAAGATAAGAGTAGCTTGTTACTGTTTTCTGTGATAATGTTTTTTCAAGCTCACAATGACACAAtggattttcttatttatttatattacaaaaGATAGATATTGCCATAACAGAATAGTAGGCCATGTCTGggattttacaaatgaaatttggGTACAATAACAATTTATTCTGCGAATtttttatatagtaggtgctctgCGGTGTGGGTGGAAAACTTGGATTCAAACCCTAGTTCTGATACCTACCTACCAGCTGTACGACGCCTTAGATGAGTCATTAAActttaatcttcattttcttcatctgtttcaAAAAACAGCTTTAAGCATCTACCTAAGGATGGTTTTTAGAGTTAGAAATCATGattgtaaagtacttagcacagtgcctggcaaatgaTAGGTGTTGAATAAATGGTAAGAATTACCTTTATGTTGCATATACTGAATATTTCTGTTACTAAGAGTAGGATTTTATGagtatattttgattatattgtCTTGGTTTTTACaagctgtttcctttttcttgttcttgctGGTGTGATCACAGTGAATGTTGTTTTCATCACCTTGGTTTCCTAAAACACGATTTTCCTTATGAGCCTTTACTTACCTTACTGGACTGGACAAAACCACTCATCAGAGACTCGGAAATAGTAATTCAGCTCCTCCATCCTTCCCCAGGCCTCTTGAaatcatttttagaattaaaatattttttaatgaaaaacatttcagacaaaatttttttaaacttcctgtGTTATAAAAGTTTTCTAATGAATATActgcttattttaaattccaaagtcgacatctctaaaaataaaaacatttttcaattataaaaaagcATTCTACCAACTCCTGTTTTTGTATGCAACATATAAAACTgggttttatatgtttttatcccaattttttttatatgtttttatccCAATTTTTTCAACTCCTCTCTCTTCCAAGATTCTGTTAACCTCTTAGTGAAGGTTAAATGATCACTGTATGATGATGGAATTTTGATGGTAACATTTAGTGCACACCTTAGAAATAACCAACATCAAaacttaacatatttttattcctttattgccATTTGCCTGTGTAGATGAGAGCAACAGACTAAGTCTTTCTAAGAGGGGAAGTTGGTTTTTTCCCCAAGGACTTTACAAAGCTGATTTCACCAAAGCTTTGACCAAATTTCTGCCCCAGAAGAAAAGAGCCAGGGCACTGTCGTCATTTTAGCTCAGCATCTTGGCTTCTTGGTGTCTGTAGTCATTGGGACATTGAAGAGACGCTTTAAGAAATACAGCTGCAGGATCCCAGAAAGAACAATAACAAGGCTCTGGGCTGTTGACCACCAGTTCACATAGTTATAGTTTGACTGGAGAAGGAAAAAGTCAGCCATTTTCCTCATGCGGGCAAAGTTGTAGTATCGCCACATGTGAAAGATGTTGTTCTGTACCTTCCGTGTACTTACCtgtggggaagaaaatgaaataaggacaggcctcctccctgccccccatctAGCCTCACCTGTGTGCTCAGCAGCACTAACCCAAGTTATCTGCAAGTTGAGTAACTTACTCATGACTTTATGATATGTAATAGGTTGGCTATTATAGTTGTTGATAAATGGCAGTTTTGCTGCATATGAAAAAAAGGCCTgcactttagtttaaaaaaatttttttataatgaaaaacttCGATGCTAAAACTAGAGAGCCCATCCACAGTATGTCTAGATTTAGATACGTATTCAGCACATCACCGCCCTTCTGAGTGATGTCTTCAGTTCTTTGTGTCTGGTAGAAGCCAAGGGCCTGCAGACTTTATCAGAGAGCCAGATAATATAGTGAATgctttaggctttgcaggccatacggTCTTGCAACGACTGAGCTTtgccattgtagcacaaaagcagtcatagacaataGGGAATTATCAagtgagcatggctgtgttccaataaaaccaTTTACAGAACAGGTAGTGGGGCTTTTGTGCATCAAGGAGacttaagaaagtgaaaagacatctcatagaatgggagaaaatatctgcaaatcatacatctgataaaggtcttatatccagaatatgtaaaaacttttagaactgaACAATaagacaatccaattttaaaatgggcaaagagtttgaatagacatttgtccaaagaagatacacaaatggctgacaagcacatgaaaagatactcattagttattagggagaCAACTCAAAATCACAACATActatttcacacccactagaatgctaattaaaaagacaacatgtttatgaggatgtggagaaattgcaaCCCTCATTCACTTCAGTGGAAGTGTAAAATGGTTTAGCCACTGGAAAACAGCAGTTCCTTaaacagttaccatatgacccagcagagTATACTGtattcagaaattaaaacatgtttaacACAGAGACTTGTATGCAAATATTCATAGCATTATTCGTgatagccaaaaattggaaataacccaaatgcctatcagctgatgaatgggtaaataaaatgtggtctatccctacaatggaatgttattcagtcataaaaaggggTGAGATACTAATACATGCTCCAACATGgacaaaccttgaaaacatgctaaatgaaagaagccagacacaaaaggccacattgTATGGTTCCACTCATGAAATATACAGAATAGGTAAACTggtagagacaaaaagtagactAGTGAAAGTTGGGGGGTATGGGGAATACAGAGTaattaatgggtatggagtttctttttaggGGGATGAAactgttctggaattagatgcTTGTGATAATTGCAGGGCCTTAggaatatgctaaaaaccactgaattgtacactttaaaatggtgaattatatctcaattaaaaaacaaacaggccATGGGCCAGGTTTGGCCTATGCGCTGTAGTTTGCCAATCCCtagtataaaacaaatgaggaaTTTCAAGAGCTCCAAGTCATAAAAATTAAAGGTTTCAAATCCCCTTGCCTGTTTGGTTTGTACCCAAATGAGCCCTTGGCTCAAATGATATTACTCtcatatttttaacctttcctctaaatttaaaatcagtttccACAGATATTTCTCCCACAAAATAATTACCTCAATTGCATCCAGAGTGTcattcagttgttttctttcattctgtttgtGGTCCATTTCAGGCCCCTCATAGAAGACTCCAAAATTGAGGTACACTTGCACAGAACCAAAGTGATTTTGCTGATTTTTGAGACAAAGTTGATAAAAACCTGAAGGAATTCTTAGGTCATTACCAGTCTCGGTCTCCCACCCTTTGCTGATCTCCCACCCTTTAGATTTCCTTGGAAATGTCTGTTCTACAGTGTTAAATGTGCTGCTTTAGCACCTTCTTTTTACTTAGCAAGTACAAAGATTGTTTTTGATGTGGAAGAAAGACACTGATCCTACATGAAAGTTATTGtactaaatattatttagaattgttcTACCAAATATTACTAACTAGTTCTATactggaaagaaaacaatgtgttCTCCCTCTTTTTCAACCTAAATTCCCCTATCTCTTACTAAGgaatttctcaaaaaattgagTTGAAATTAATAGCATGGTGTTTGCCTGCTGCTTGTTCACCATTAGAGCTGGGGGATAACATCCTGAATTtgaaactagggaaaaaaaatcgaCGTGTTGTGAATGAAAGAAACTATCCTCCGAGTAACTAACTGCAAGGTGGTCTGTACAGGGACTGACGGTTTGGGTTATTACTGGTGATGGTTCTCAACCTGGGGCGCCCCCCCtcgtgtggggggggcggggcgcggggggaatggggggggagggaagaaagggattAGAAAGGTGTGGCAATGGATCTGGCGAAATCATTGTAAGGCACTACTGGCATGGAGGGCCCAAAGATGCTAAATATCTTATAATGCTGAATATCCTGTGC
The DNA window shown above is from Rhinolophus ferrumequinum isolate MPI-CBG mRhiFer1 chromosome 15, mRhiFer1_v1.p, whole genome shotgun sequence and carries:
- the NIP7 gene encoding 60S ribosome subunit biogenesis protein NIP7 homolog isoform X2 — protein: MRPLTEEETRVMFEKIAKYIGENLQLLVDRPDGTYCFRLHNDRVYYVSEKILKLAANISGDKLVSLGTCFGKFTKTHKFRLHITALDYLAPYAKYKVWIKPGAEQSFLYGNHVLKSGLGRITENTSQYQGVVVYSMADIPLLYSAIIIYCIGSEAKDIQLPVAGSPDHSMDTQQRS
- the NIP7 gene encoding 60S ribosome subunit biogenesis protein NIP7 homolog isoform X1; translation: MRPLTEEETRVMFEKIAKYIGENLQLLVDRPDGTYCFRLHNDRVYYVSEKILKLAANISGDKLVSLGTCFGKFTKTHKFRLHITALDYLAPYAKYKVWIKPGAEQSFLYGNHVLKSGLGRITENTSQYQGVVVYSMADIPLGFGVAAKSTQDCRKVDPMAIVVFHQADIGEYVRHEETLT
- the TMED6 gene encoding transmembrane emp24 domain-containing protein 6; translation: MFPWLFGAGLVVLNLVTSARSQKTEPLSGSGDQPLFRGADRHDFAIMIPPGGTECFWQFAQDTGYFYFSYEVQRTLGMSHDRHVTATAYTPQGFLIENSQDVRGQINFFTQETGFYQLCLKNQQNHFGSVQVYLNFGVFYEGPEMDHKQNERKQLNDTLDAIEVSTRKVQNNIFHMWRYYNFARMRKMADFFLLQSNYNYVNWWSTAQSLVIVLSGILQLYFLKRLFNVPMTTDTKKPRC